In Cuculus canorus isolate bCucCan1 chromosome 9, bCucCan1.pri, whole genome shotgun sequence, the following are encoded in one genomic region:
- the SCG2 gene encoding secretogranin-2, whose translation MAETKTFQLGAACALAFFFVQICWVDAASFQQHQLLQKDPDYVMKNLQRFPNPDMIKALEYIEDLRKQTNKGESSPDYNSYQSVPYLLQQKESKDQVHLPDNLRDSLTEDESQWVKVMLEALRQAEKESNVGLKENKPYGLSSDNNFPAGVTDDYEAYKWPERWQKYLKMPLGHYEDSSRDSPFKRTNEIVEEQYTPQSLATLESVFQELGKMAGPSNHKKERLDEDQKLYTDDEDDVYKVNNIAYEDVVGGEDWNPIEEKVESQTQEEIKDSKEEIDKHEEEIDDEMKRSGKLSFLEDEIRRDNKDQTSEDVSKLMNYYLKRLMGSAGNRKLRTGGDLEEKRALAFLDKQFDPQSIAQVIEISRNLQIPPEDLIDMLKAGEKKQSERLEAEKEVEFPEDLDEITETNLGQSDIFKNNVNSKNGYMKQPLNVIPENLPEDLNIEDIVSLLGTDNLANQNPSYLLNRLNQENDLPRLSYIPRRLKGHPFPKAAWMNDLERRQMEYEKLNEKDEELADYLAKVLAKYPEVVNMNQMKRVPVPASESDLQEDDQLEQAIREHLHQLGPQEAAKLASLSKRLSMAGDTDDTQNRQYLDEDMLAKVLEYLKQEKSELERDHITKRAMENM comes from the coding sequence atggcAGAAACTAAAACCTTccagcttggagcagcctgTGCTCTCGCCTTTTTCTTTGTCCAAATCTGTTGGGTTGATGCAGCTTCCTTCCAGCAGcatcagctgcttcagaaagaTCCAGACTATGTGATGAAAAACTTACAACGGTTTCCAAATCCTGATATGATCAAAGCTTTGGAATACATAGAAGATCTTCGCAAGCAAACtaacaaaggagaaagcagcCCCGATTACAACTCTTACCAGAGTGTCCCGTATCTcctgcaacagaaagaaagcaaagatcaGGTTCACCTACCGGATAACTTAAGGGATTCTTTGACTGAAGATGAGTCCCAGTGGGTTAAGGTAATGTTGGAAGCCTTGCGGCAAGCTGAGAAAGAGTCAAATGTTGGCCTGAAGGAGAATAAACCTTACGGTCTGAGTTCAGATAACAACTTTCCAGCTGGAGTAACTGATGATTACGAGGCTTACAAGTGGCCTGAGAGGTGGCAGAAATATCTCAAAATGCCACTTGGGCACTACGAAGACAGTTCAAGAGACAGCCCTTTCAAACGTACTAATGAAATAGTGGAAGAGCAATACACACCCCAAAGCCTCGCTACGCTGGAATCTGTGTTTCAGGAGTTGGGGAAGATGGCAGGACCTAGCAACCACAAGAAGGAAAGGCTGGATGAGGACCAAAAATTGTATAcagatgatgaagatgatgtATATAAAGTGAACAACATTGCCTATGAAGATGTGGTTGGAGGAGAAGATTGGAATCCTATAGAGGAAAAAGTGGAAAGCCAAACCCAGGAAGAGATAAAAGATAGCAAAGAGGAAATTGATAAACATGAAGAGGAGATTGatgatgaaatgaaaagatCAGGGAAACTCAGCTTCCTTGAGGATGAAATAAGAAGAGACAATAAAGACCAAACGTCAGAGGATGTTTCAAAGCTAATGAATTATTACCTGAAGAGGCTGATGGGTAGTGCTGGAAATAGGAAATTAAGGACTGGCGGAGACCTTGAGGAAAAAAGAGCCCTCGCATTTTTGGATAAGCAATTTGACCCTCAATCTATAGCTCAGGTGATAGAAATCTCAAGGAATTTACAAATTCCTCCTGAGGATTTAATAGACATGctgaaagctggagagaaaaagcagagtgaaaGACTGGAAGCTGAGAAGGAAGTAGAATTCCCAGAAGACCTCGACGAGATCACTGAAACTAATCTAGGACAGAGcgatatatttaaaaacaatgtaaaCTCTAAAAATGGGTACATGAAGCAGCCTCTTAATGTTATTCCAGAAAATCTACCTGAAGACCTCAATATAGAAGATATTGTCAGTCTTCTGGGAACTGACAATTTAGCTAATCAGAATCCCTCCTACTTACTAAATCGTCTTAATCAAGAAAACGATTTGCCAAGACTGTCTTACATTCCCAGAAGATTGAAAGGACACCCGTTTCCTAAAGCTGCCTGGATGAATGATTTGGAAAGGCGACAAATGGAGTATGAGAAACTGAATGAGAAGGATGAAGAGCTGGCTGATTACTTGGCAAAGGTGTTGGCAAAATATCCTGAAGTCGTCAATATGAACCAGATGAAACGAGTCCCAGTTCCAGCTTCTGAAAGCGACCTGCAGGAAGATGACCAGCTGGAGCAGGCCATCAGAGAGCACCTACATCAGTTGGGACCACAGGAGGCTGCAAAGCTGGCTTCACTCAGCAAAAGGCTTTCCATGGCTGGGGACACCGATGACACACAAAACAGGCAGTATCTGGATGAGGATATGCTAGCAAAGGTGCTAGAGTATCTAAAACAGGAGAAATCAGAGCTTGAAAGAGATCATATTACTAAACGGGCAAtggaaaatatgtaa